In Poecile atricapillus isolate bPoeAtr1 chromosome 1, bPoeAtr1.hap1, whole genome shotgun sequence, the sequence CAGATACAGTGGGCTGAGTTAAAAAACTAGAAATGGTGAGTGATGGcaatcacattaaaaaaaaccaaaaacattgAAGTGCCCTCAGCTCTTTAATGTTATTTCTCATGCAAAAGGCTTGACTGTCAAGACTTCTGGATGTCTGGAGTGTGCCTGTAACTTCTTTGGctccaaaataatttcatggTGAAAAAAGCTTAGCAGCAATTTGGACAGTTTGTGGAAGGCAATCCCTGACTTCTTCTAACAgttgtattttgaaagaaagtgGGGATTTTCATCATAAAGTAAAGTACAACTGAATAAACGAAGAGGTTGGGAGGTGTGGTGAAGTGTATTTCAGTGAATAACAAAAAACTGCAGCAAGGGCAACAGGTGACATGCAAAGTGCAGGGAAATTATGAAGTGAGTAGAAAATATTGTCTAGTAAACTTTGTTATAAACCATGATAAATTCAAATTGCAAAAGCCCTTTTTTGGTTTTCTAGTGAAAATGGTTAATTCAGGATTGCAACCAATTTTGGAATTGacaaattttctttcaagtctAAAAATGTGATTACCGCATATGTCTTTATTGTCCTAATTATGTTCTGCTGTGATTTGattaaaaacacccaaaaccttTTTATTTAGCTCATATCAGAAATTGTTGCTTTCAAATTTAAATCTTCCTTTCCTCCCATTGTCCTGAGTTCTGCAAACAAAACATAAACTGTAATTCATAATGACTTGAAGGTCTTGGAGTACTAAGACATGATGTGCTGTGGATTTTTAATTGGCAAGTTATTTTCTGTTGCAGAGATACAGCCCACTGAGCACTGCTGTCaagtttctgttttgctttcatCTTTTACAGACATAAAAAATTGTTATAAAATGTTGGGAAGTGTTTTGGGTCCACACTGAATGTGGCGTAGGCTACAATTTGGGGTGTCTTTTGTATggctgccagcagtgctgggaaacTCCGCCTTATACCCCAAAGGTCCTTCCACTTCAGTGTTTGCAGTGCAGAGTAATTACTTCTCATTTGTAGCTAGGCTGTGGTTGGATGCTGTTCATTTGTCTCATGGTTATAAAGCAGGATCCTTCTTAAAGCTCCATTTGTGGTTCCACCATGCTTCACAGGAAATCTACCTGTTCCTGTGACTTAATGTGAAATGTGTACGCACAGTGCACGCAAAGGAGTTGTTCCATAAGCAACTGAGCTAGTGAACCTCTATTTCTTAAGGATTTGTGCTCTCTTGTTCCTCAGCCAAtccttctttcctgtttttttgcTGTATCCATCTCATCCTTTAGCAGCACTGCTAATTTGCTTTCATTCTGTCTGTGCCCCAAGCCCAAAGCAGCTCACTGCTgtagtatttttaatttcttccccttttccttaATTACAAGCTGAATCAGACACTGCTTGCTCTGAATGTTTCAAGACTATTTGTGTAGAGACTAAACAGAAGAAGTTGCTGCTAAGTGACATATTCTGCCTCAGTGGAGGCATTGCTTGCATTCTCTAGTTCCTGATTTTCATGAAAGGTGTAGAAATGCAAAGTAAGGCTGGATTGCTTTGTCCGGTTTGATTGGCATTGACTGTAGGGCAATGTGTTTGTGTAAGCCTCATTTCCATAAGAAATGCTTTAGgaataaattaagaaaacttGCTTTGAATGCATATTTTTAGACTTGTTAGTCTAATATATATTTAGACAGGTAAATTAATGTTAAAATACAACAACACTTTTGAGTGTTTTGAAGCAGTGTGTTTTACATGACTCCCCAAAATTAGATTCATAGCTTAGCATGATTAATCATGCTAATAAGTGTTTAATTTCaaccttaaagaaaaaagtgtgtGCATTTCACTTAAAAGTCCTTTTTACCTTCCACTTTTATGTTGATGTAACTTACAGAATATGGCTAGATGTGGTTTTCTGCTTATTGTAGTAGCTAATCTGGTTAAATTCTGTTGGAAACAGGGGAATCTAGCAAAATCATTAAAAGCTATTTGtgcttgggggttttttgtttggtttttggggatttttttgtttgggtttttttttgttgttatattGGGCTTTTTAAAGTCTTGCAAAAGCCATTAATTTTGAGAAATTTCCATCTTTGGGATGAGGAAAACAATGTTATGGATACAGCAGACTATTAACTATAccaactggggaaaaaaaaaccctgctgttTTTCTTAAATGGTATTTTTGTTGCTATTGGGATAACAGATGAAATTATAGAACAGGAAAAGTCGTTTTCATAATACATGAAGTCTTTATgatcagcattattttttttcatgtaattaGTTAAAGGAAGTCAGTATTTGACAGATGAAAAGAGCCTAGGCTTTAGGCTGctgttttcttgaattttgtttgGTCTTTGTCAAAAACTGCTGATTTGTTTGGAAATTTAATGACGGAGATGCATTTTTCAAATGGCCTTATCTCGGTGGCAGTGTTTCAAGTACTTTCCAAAgtactttttgttttcagtttacATGTATAATGTAAATAATACAATGTCAATAAAAGCACATCAAATatgggaagagaagaaaatggagaaaacaagTCACATTTATCAAATGAAATTCAAACTTTGCTCTTCATCACCTGGGTTCTTTTTTTATCAATTGCTTCCAGTTTTTTTACATACGTAGGAAGGCTTATTGCTAAGTATaagctttgtttttttaagttttactgATGCAAAATGTCTTTCAGGAGTTGGTGACACCTATGTTTGGACTTCTTTATGAAGTAGTCAGTATCTGTGCAAAATTTATGCTTTCTAAAAAGGGAGGGGGTGAGCAGGGAAAAGCCCATGTGGTTATTTAGGAGAGACAGAGTTGAAATTAACACGGACAGATAACTATACagatctttttcctttcttgcagGAACTGAAAATTCCTCTTTAAAAGGTGCAGTGCTGTGGAAACTGTTGCTGCCTATAGAAAAATGGACATGTTGCAGATACTACGGAAAACCACAGAGCGCTTGGAGTGTGACTACTGCAGCTTCAGAGGAACTGACTATGAAAACATACAAATTCATATGGGTACCGTTCACCCGGAGTATTGTGATGAAATGGATGCTGCTGGTTTAGGTAAACTTATATTTTATCAAAAAAGTGCAAAACTGTTTCACTGCCATAAATGTTTCTTTACCAGCAAGATGTATTGCAACGTATATTATCACATCAAAGCACAGCATGGAGCACCTGAGAAGTGGAACAAGGAGCAGAAAGAGCAACAGGTAGAAGGAGATTCAGATTCATCCAAAAAAAGTGTCACGTTGGAGCCACAGAAACCTTCCCTTTCTCCTGAGTCACGCAAACCTGCTCTTTCTCCTGAACTCCCCAAATCTGAACCTGTTGTTTCTCCCAAGCTTCAGAAATCTGTGTCTCCAGAGCCCCAGAAGTCTGCTCAAGTGACTTCCTCAGAGCCAGAGAAATCAGTCCAGGCTGTGTCTCCAGATCCAGAAAAGTCAGCCCAGGCCACATCTCCTGATCCAGAGAAGTTAGCCTCATCTGTGTCCCCTGACCCACAGAAGCCATCTCCTGCTGTGTCTCCTGACCCACAGAAGCCATCTCCTGTCATGTCTCCTGACCCACAGAAGCCATCTCCTGCCGTGTCCCCCGACCCACAGAAGCCAGCCCCAGCCGTGTCTCCGGAGCCCCGTCGGCACTCCCCAGCGACGTCTCCAGAGCCCCGTCGGCATTCCCCTGCCATATCACCAGAGCCCCGGCGCCATTCTCCTGCTGTGTCTCCAGAACCCCGCAGATActccccagcagtgtcaccagAGCCAAAGAAACCTCCTCCAGCAGTGTCCCCTGAACCACGGAGGTATGCTCCAGCTGGGTCTCCTGAACCACGGAGGCATCCCTCTCAAATGCGTAGGCCCACTTCCGCTTCTTCTCCTGAAACCCGGAGGCCTGCTTCTGCAGTTTCGCCAGAGTCATGGAGACCTGGTCCAACTGTTTCCCCTGAGCCCTGGAGGTCTGCACCTCATGAAGTGCAGAAGTCTCCCACAGTTTCTCCCTGGGCTTCAAAGCCTGCCATGTCAGTGTCCGTAGAATCCCGGAGGTCTGCCCCTGAGTCCCGAAGACCTGGTTCGGTTGTGTTGCCAGAACCTAGGAGGCTTGTTTCTGATTCGTGTAAGTCTACGTCCTTTTCTGAATCCCAGAAGTCTACTCTTGTTTCTTCTGAGCCCTGGAAACCCATCTCATCTGTTTACCCTGAAGGCTGGAAACCTGTTCTGTCCCCTGACACATGGAAGCATTCTCCCCCTGTTTCTCCTGAGATTCGAAAGTCTAGTCACACTGTTTCCTCTGACTCCTGGAagccttctttctttcctgaggTCCGTAAGCCTGGTGTTTCAGTATCTCCTGAATCTTGGAAACTCTCTGAGTCACGGAAATCTATGTATTTTCCTGAAACTCAGAAATCCACCTCTGCTGCTTCATCTGAGATTCAGAAACGGGCTCATTTCCCTGAACCTCGGAAAAGAGTGTTGTTCCCGGACACTCGTAAATCTAATCCTACTGCGTCTACTGATGTCCAGAAACGTGCTGTCTTTTCTGAGCCCCAGAATCAGACATCTACTTCTGCTGTTTCTACTGAAGGTCAAAAACAAGCTCTGTGTTCTGAAGCCCAAAAATCTGCTCTTGTTTCTTCTGAAGTCCAGAAGCATGCCCTGTTTTCTGAAGCCCAAAAACTCACTTCCATTTCCTCTGAAGTTCAGGAGTCTACTTCCTTTCTAGAATCTCAGAAATCCACATCTCCTGAAGTTCAGAAACACAGCCTCTTTACTGAGTCCCAGAAACCTACTCCTGTTTCTCCTGAGACATTCAAGCAAGCTGTTTTCACAGACTGCCAGAAATCTGCTGTTTCCCCTGATGTTCAAAAGCATGCTGTATTTTCTGAGATGCAGAAGCCTGCTGCTGCTCTATCCTCTGATGGCCAGAGACATGCTGAAACTACTGTACCTTCTGAAATCCAGAAGAACATCCTGTTTTCCGAGCCTCACAAGTCTGCTTCGGGCTTTTTCTCCGAGCCCCAAACACCTAGTGAGTCTGGTGAGAGTGACTTTCTCTCTCACAGTTTAGATGATCAGAAACCACTGGATGATTTATTCTCACAGGATGAACAATCAATATTAACCAAAGAATCACCTGAACACATGTTATATTCATGCCCAGCAAAGAAGCCCAAGAAGGAAAACCAGGAGAACTCAGATTCTGAACTAAATAGCAGTGAGTCTGGAAAGACAGCAGTGGACTCGATGGAGATAAAGGAACAAGAATCCAACAGTGACCAAGAGCAGTATGATATGGAGTCATCAGATTACAGCAAAGAGAGCAAAATGGATGCAACTACTCCTACGCAGCCACAGTGTGTGCTTCAGTTTACTGAAGAGAAAGAGGCTTTCATCTCTGAGGAAGAAATAGCAAAATACATGAAGCGTGGCAAGGGAAAGTATTACTGCAAAATTTGTTGCTGTCGTGCAATGAAAAAAGGTGCTGTCTTGCACCATTTAGTTAACAAGCATAACGTTCAAAGCCCATACAAATGTAAAATATGTGGTAAAGCTTTTCTCTTGGAGTCTCTTCTTAAAAATCATGTTGCTGCTCATGGTCAAAGTTTGTTGAAGTGTCCCCGTTGTAATTTTGAATCAAATTTTCCCCGAGGCTTTAAGAAACATTTAACCCATTGCCAAAGCCGTCATAGTGATGATACACCTAAAAAACACTTGGACAGCCTTGAACCACTTGAAGAACaaatttaatctgttttttttttttttccttgtgctaGAAAAGATGAATTTACAAAGTGTTCAAAAGTGTTACTGTATGTTAACCGAGTAGTTTAGCTGATCTGACAAGTCAGAAGATGCATGGTTTATTGTACTATGTTTAACTTGTCTTATAGCTGTATTACTGAAAAgatttactttttaaagtaattttaaatgcGTGTTCATGTCTTTGTATTACCCATCAGTAGagtcatattttatttttcagatgtaCTATGTTTTTGAAACCAAAATGGATACAAATTAGTTTTGTAAAGATTTGTAAAACATATAGGCAATTAAGGACTGGAGTGGCAAGCAATCCATATTTTCCTGTGAAGACAACTTCTTTTTTCACATTTgttaaatgttgtatttttaaaaatgtttttaccaAGTTCTCAAATCAAAATTCTCACTAAATTGAATGTGAATGAGCCAGAATGAGATGAATTACCAATATTCCTGGAATGATTCTGCCCTGAGGTTGTAATTGAGTGTATAAACATTTGCTGGAAATTTATTGCACTCAGTTCTCTGACTTGTCTCAGATTTAGAAGCATCAAGGTACTTATTTTGTGGTTCTGTATTTCGGCCATGTTTTAATCATGTACTAATAAACTTTAAATTGATAGATTAACGTCAGACTATGTATAGCTCAACATTTTCTCTTGATGATCCCGATATTTGTAATGTCAGACAACCCCTGAATTTCCTGTATTTGGTGAAATGTTATGCTTTAATGTTTTAACAATAAAAAGAGACCCAACCTGGTGTTGGCcataatttgttttttgtttttttttgttcaagtCAAGAATGAAACCTTTGTGTTCAACATAGGATCTTTCAAGTATCTTTGGCAACAAGAGGTACATAATTACCCAGGAGGTCTGCTTTGAAAACTTCCACTTCCCAGTCATCACTAAGCAAGGTTAGTCTAAATTTCCCATCTCTTTCAGAAGAACATGTCAGATGTaatagaaggaaaacaagaatttTTGCATTGTTATTTAGGATGCTGGCCTTTGTGTGATTTGTGTATTATTTGTTAAAAACACGTAAGTAATTTATAATTCAGCAGGAATGTAGATTTTAAGTGGAGGCAGAACAAAGAAGAAGGAATTCCTCTCCAGCTGAATTATGCCTAGACAAGCTGTTTTAAATACACATTTAGGATATGAAGGTGTTagtgttaaaataataatataaaagtCTCCAAGTGTAAGCTCCAACCAAAGAGCTTCAGATTGGTTTGACTGAAGCTTGTACTTTTACCTGTTGTCATTCAAGAGGATTTCTGTATGGAAAGGCAAAGGTATTTAAAGCTCTACACTCAGGTGACTTCTCAGTGTTATTTATTAACATGGAAGAGTTGCCTTCCTACCATGTCTATATGAATAATTCAAATGCATTCTGTGACTTACTATGTATGTCGTGTGGCTGCAGTTCAGTGTACAAAGAGTGGTAACTAAAAGCCAGTCAAAGTGACTCATTCAGGACAGCACAGACTCATACAGTCATTCTTTACTTCCCAAGTGttagaaaatattatttcttgcagtgacaaataatatttaataatgaaAGCATAGTGAAATAATTTCCTGACTTTGCAGCATGTCTGCAATATATACTTGGGTGTAACAATATTCAGTTTTCAGGTTCTCTAACTTTTTAAAGCTTGTTACTTTAATAGATCATATATATGACTGAGAAAAAGCTTCTGTATGAGCTTTTAGGCACTTCCTTTCACATGATCCCTATCCTTGGAGAGAAATCTCTTCTGTGTGCTCTTGGAAGGACACTGGTTTCAATCCTTTTCCTGAAGAATGCTCAAAGGAAAGTACAAAATGGAAACAATAACGAAACAGCAGAGGACATTGTTATAGAAGGATGTTAGCTGGGGCCATATGAGCAATACAAACTTACCTTCGTCTTTTTATGGCAAAAAGTGGTTAGTTGTATGGAATGCTCAGTTTTTAAAGTGCATTTTCACCAGCATACATTCAATCAAACTAAACATAGTCTTCTACAGATAACTTGGAGGTGTTTGTCAGGAAAGGCCGTTTTTGTCTCAGGTTGCAACTTCATTTAATTTGATATTTGGGGAGCAATTCTTGCAAGAATTATTAGTTTCAGTAATATTTTATCTTCAGCATAGCTAAGAGTGTCTAAGTATCTGTCATGGTATATCAGAATGTTGCTTATTGTTTGATCAGAGAAATCATGTGGAATGTAACCATAAGAATATGAACACATACAACATTACTGATTGGTCTTACATTAATGTGAGTAAATTAGTTGTGTTGAAAAACCCCTGAAAACCATTTAGGattcagtgttttaaaataagaattctGTACTTCACAATTGTCTATTCTGAGAAAGATTCTATAAAAAAGTATTAAATTTTAGTTCATTTAGTAGAATTCAAGTCAAAGGAATTCTTGCTAATTTGTATTGTCTGGCATACTTGACCATGTATTTCTTTTGAGCTGTACAATCAAATGAGTAGGcattctgtctgtctgtctgtctgtctgccttTCTGACAGTGAGTTCAGATGGGCTTATGGTAACTGAAACTGCACCCTCACTCACAGACATGCTGGCTAAGTTGCTTATCGATGATGTCTTGACAACTCAGTTGCATTATTTCCTCACATCTGTCTCTTATCTGTCAGATatgctgggttgtttttttcttgcactGCCTCTCTACCTTTTTAGTCTGTCTATGCTCAGGCAAGATTTTTCTTGTACCTCATGAAAGAGTGCCCAAGCCACAAGTGCTAACCCCCATCAAAATGGATAAACTGTGTTTGTGTGCTTAGTGTTTCATTAGCTGAGCTAAGCCTTGGTGTTGTAGTTGAGGCTTGCTATTCTGTTGAAGCTGCAGGGTAGCCCTCATTGTACCTAGACACTCCATGACTGCAACAGAGGTTTGTGCAGGTATTAAAACCAGATGTTCTGATTCCCTGGCTCAAATGCTTATACTAATATTGACTCATCAAAGTGTACAACCTTCTGAAACCCAAAACCGCAAACTCCAAAGTTTAAGTGAAACTCAGTGGAAAAACAGGCATTTATTCCCAGAGGCTTCCTCCAGTgctgtaagagaaaaaaattaaaaacagttgTTCTGCTCTTTGTACACTCAGtgtttagttttatttcttattcttcCTCCATGCACAGCCCTAAAACTTGAAACACATTgaggaaaaacaatttttaagtAACTCCCAAACctcctgcattttaaaaataaaaataaatctttaaaccTAATGgggaaaattaaatgctttcatTGAGAAAAAGGTCCCTAGCATAGGTATATGTCATCCTGACTTTGCAGAAGACTAAAAGTTTTATCAGTTACAGCATCCATGCTATGTACTTCTCGTTAGGAGTAGTCAGATGTTCACAGACACAAGAGGGTGAAgtttctggcagcttctcagaATACCCCCCCACTACCCAAGCCTGGCCATGCAAAGCCAATACTTACTGCTGAATTAGTGGAAAAAGCCTGAGCAAGGAAAACTCAGGACTTGTAACCAAGTGGGGTGGGGAGGAttggtggctgcaggcacaCGGAAGTCTGATGTATCCAGTGCCACCTTTGTCTTTTCCTCACTAGCAAGGTTTCCTGTGTCTCTCTGTTTAGTCAAAGGGTGGAAGTAGTAGAAGAGCTACCATCAGAGAGGGTTGAGTCAGGAGAGACTTGAGAACTCCACTCATACACATTCGTGGTGCTCTAGGGGAGGTGTCCAGGGTGCTATGAGAATTGGCTGATGTCCACTGCTATTGTATATCATCCTTGATGGAGTTTGGGAAAAGTTCCCTGTCATTGAGGAAGAACAAATGCTGGACCCATGTTCAAAAAAGTACAGAAAGATGGTCCAGATTTCTCTCCtggcaaatatttaatttctgtaattctgATAAAAAATGATGAAAGCCTCTTAAAGGTGAATACTTTGATTATCACTGGTGTTCAAACCCTTAAACAAATGTTAATACTTATAGACTGACTCTAAGGACAGAatctttctgaaaattaaaggAAAGCAGGGGATGTGCATTGAAGAAATCTTAAAGctacttctgttttccttcattctGCAGTTTGAAAATATGTAACATTATAAGGACTCATCAGTGCAATTGCTACAGACTTGAAAACGGCTCAGTGATACCCTGTGCTgttttattttggagaagtGGGGAGCTGGTAATGACCAAATGAAGAGTTTGGAGAAAAGCAGCTATGCAGTTGAAATGATGTCTCAGCATGTCATTAACAGATATTGGTAGAGCAACCTCACAGATGGGACAGAAGCTTTTTACATGAGGACCATATGTGCGCTAAAGAGATAATGTAATCACCTTTCTGCTGTGGCTTTGGCTTAAGGGGTTACTGCTCTCAGCTGCCTGACTCCTTTTGTCTGTGCTCTGTTCCTTAGCCCCTTTTGGTTGAACTGTTCACCTGTGTGATTTCTGAATCAGAAATTAGTCTCTTAAAATGTCTTGActataaatacttttttttttttttttttttttttttaaaccagaatGATTTCTAACTGACTACATTTATGGTTAAATGAAGCATCCCACTATGATGCAAATGGGGTGTTAACATccaaaagaggcaaaaaaagtCACGTGGGGGTGAATGGTAGGTAGTAATTATATATTTCTTAGCAAAAGAGCATGCACagtaggaaaaatttctttaccAAAAGGACTGTCAAGCCAGACAGGCTagagcaggcagctctgggagtCACCAGAGGTCTGGAGGTATCTGAAGACACATAGAGGTGGCATTtggggatgtggtttagtgCTGGAGCTTGCAGTGCTACATTAACAATTGGACTTGATGAATTAAGAGACCTTTCCAACCTAAAGAGTTCTATGATTTTGTGACTGTACATGTAGCCTAGTCCACAGGACCAAAATATTCCTATTTGAATGAGTCCTTTGCTACATGTCACTTCAGTTTCCTTCCAAGGCACTGCCACTCTGGGACTTGTGTCAGCTGAGCCACAGACCTCCCTGCTAAATGAAATGCTTTCTACCTCACTGTGAGGCAAATCAATGTGTATTAGAATGTTAAACAGTTTTCTTAAAGTATTTTGCTGCATAAATCAATTATTTATGTGGGAATCACACAATGAACTGTGAAATATTGTTTTCTTCTAGTTTCCAGATGCTGCTCTGTAACCAACCTATTGTCCATTAAGACTCTTCCTCTAAAGTCTGAAACAAATGTCTTTGTTTCAAAGTCAGCATTAAAGTAAATGACAGTATGGAGTATTAatttctcctaaaaaaaaataaaaattgctgtaGCTAAAGGCAGGTTGGAGTTGACTCAAACAAGCCCTTAAACAAATTGAATGTTCCTGATATGCATATGGCAGAAGGGTTGTAACTAGAAGATTTTtaaagccccttccaacccaaaccatccagTGATTGTATGATTCTGTGCTACATCAAGAGCACAGAAGTTTTATTGTTCTCTGCCTCCCGGAGCCCAGTTTTGGTAAAGTTGTCGTTAGAGGGAGCTACAGAGCAATTTATGAGCAGATCAGCTTTAAACATACTAAATACACACAGACTATTGTGtgtattaatattattattattattattattaataatataccAACGATTGGCTCAGAAATGGCTCTGAGCTTTTGTCCTTGCTCTGGTGAATTAATTTTGGCCCTCCTATGACTGATTTCTTTGCCACTGTATCCTGAGTCTTGTTTTAAAGCAGTTGGTTGTTTTCTTTGACACCCCTCCCTGCTGTGCAGTATTCCCATTCCTTCAGCACATACATTATTTACAAAGGTGctcaaaatatttatgtaatcACCAAAGAAATGACCTCTCTTTTGTTCTTTAGGCCACTACTCCTCTCATCTTGGCAAGAAAAGTCTCTAAGGGAGTTTCAGAGGAGGTCTGCCCATCTCATGGGGGCATTggagtgctgggctgtgctcaagGCCCCCGGTGCCAGTCTCCTGTGCCAAGGACCCGTGCTGGGCATAAGCTCTGGATGTGCAAAAAGGATTTCAGTacagcccacagcagctggTGCACGCAGGAGAGAGACAGCCTGTGGCTGACAAGGGGGTTTCAAAATCTCAGACCTGTTGACTTCCAGAGGACAAGGGGATGAAGCAGGGCCACAAGCACTCCCAAGTTTTGCTCACAGCAGTTGCAGCTCTCACTGCTTTTCTGGAAGACTCCAGCACAGTTTCTCACCCAAAGCTTACACTGACAAGGACACACAGAAATCCCACAGTGATTCAGAGTCACACAGAAATGCACTGGAGGGAACTAGTgagatggaaaagagaagaaatgtgAGATCCAAGAAATTTAGATCCAGGTTAAACTCTCTCAGGTTtgagcagagaggggacagtCTCCAAGTAAGAAATCTGAACATACAAGTCCCGGTGTAGCTGGTGGTGTCATAGGAAGTCTGCCTGCAAGGCACTCTCTGGGTTTAGCATGTTTCCACTTCCAGCACTGACAGCACTTATTTGTTACTGATGCACAGCAAGACAGTGGCTGTCTTGCTGTCACCATGTTGGagacatatttatttattttttaatatcttagATAGTATTAAATTAGATATTAAAAAGAAGTTCTTtactatgagggtggtgaggcagtgGAACAGTTTACCCAGAAAATTTCtggatgccccatccttggatTTGTTccaggtcaggttggatggatctttgagcaacctggtctaatggaaggtgtccatggcagggggggtGGCACAAGATCATCTTGGAGGTCCTttacaacccaaaccattctatggttctcTGTTACATCTGTGCTCTGAGACATTGCCTTCAGATGCAGCCTGCCCATCTGCAGTCATATTTCCCCTTAAAATCTAGGGAATTTTGCCCAAGTGAAGCTGTGCACAACTTGACTTACAGAGGCAAAAGCAGTTTGTggatacaaaataaaaacaagcccTGAAATGTCTGTCCTACACCATTTTGCATTGACTTGCTGTGGTCTGGGCCATCTCCagcatttttctctctgctctcaTTACTCCAGGCAATAATGGAACTGAATAAGTGAAATTATGAACTTGGACTTGACATGGTCAAAATGTTGTtgaaatggaggaaaatataaatatactgCCTTGGCCATGGGAGCCTTCCCATCTCATTTACAGTAAAAAAGTATCAGAAATCCttaattccttcattttcaTAGTCAATTCCAGACCTCTCTGGCACACATCCACTCTCAGGTGTTGCAAAAAGcatcagagacaaaaaaaacctgaagacTTCAATAATTTGATCTTTCCATCAAATTATAGTAAGAAATTTTTGAATTTTAGCTTCCTAAATTTTAACTTCCTAAAGCAAC encodes:
- the CHAMP1 gene encoding chromosome alignment-maintaining phosphoprotein 1 translates to MDMLQILRKTTERLECDYCSFRGTDYENIQIHMGTVHPEYCDEMDAAGLGKLIFYQKSAKLFHCHKCFFTSKMYCNVYYHIKAQHGAPEKWNKEQKEQQVEGDSDSSKKSVTLEPQKPSLSPESRKPALSPELPKSEPVVSPKLQKSVSPEPQKSAQVTSSEPEKSVQAVSPDPEKSAQATSPDPEKLASSVSPDPQKPSPAVSPDPQKPSPVMSPDPQKPSPAVSPDPQKPAPAVSPEPRRHSPATSPEPRRHSPAISPEPRRHSPAVSPEPRRYSPAVSPEPKKPPPAVSPEPRRYAPAGSPEPRRHPSQMRRPTSASSPETRRPASAVSPESWRPGPTVSPEPWRSAPHEVQKSPTVSPWASKPAMSVSVESRRSAPESRRPGSVVLPEPRRLVSDSCKSTSFSESQKSTLVSSEPWKPISSVYPEGWKPVLSPDTWKHSPPVSPEIRKSSHTVSSDSWKPSFFPEVRKPGVSVSPESWKLSESRKSMYFPETQKSTSAASSEIQKRAHFPEPRKRVLFPDTRKSNPTASTDVQKRAVFSEPQNQTSTSAVSTEGQKQALCSEAQKSALVSSEVQKHALFSEAQKLTSISSEVQESTSFLESQKSTSPEVQKHSLFTESQKPTPVSPETFKQAVFTDCQKSAVSPDVQKHAVFSEMQKPAAALSSDGQRHAETTVPSEIQKNILFSEPHKSASGFFSEPQTPSESGESDFLSHSLDDQKPLDDLFSQDEQSILTKESPEHMLYSCPAKKPKKENQENSDSELNSSESGKTAVDSMEIKEQESNSDQEQYDMESSDYSKESKMDATTPTQPQCVLQFTEEKEAFISEEEIAKYMKRGKGKYYCKICCCRAMKKGAVLHHLVNKHNVQSPYKCKICGKAFLLESLLKNHVAAHGQSLLKCPRCNFESNFPRGFKKHLTHCQSRHSDDTPKKHLDSLEPLEEQI